Proteins from a genomic interval of Rosa chinensis cultivar Old Blush chromosome 2, RchiOBHm-V2, whole genome shotgun sequence:
- the LOC112186372 gene encoding pentatricopeptide repeat-containing protein At3g51320 has protein sequence MARISTRELFLFRFRSVLAEPTRPNLYISSAHYCSSSSSLKPCLLNPRILSVLDSCQTLAQITQMHTQLITWGLFDSFWARKLLKSYWDYGDINFTILTFRYIEKPGAFCVNTVIKAHSDSSEPGRALVVYFEWLRRGFAPTSYSFVPLFGACSKLGDVECGRKCHGQVLKHGVESVLPVGNSLIHMYCCCGRVELARKVFDEMPKRDVVSWNAIVDGYARFGDLNVAHMVFDAMPERNVVAWNAMLGGYWKGGKPGCALKLFRDMVRMGMKADSTAMVNMLAACGRSGRLKEGRSVHGYLIRAFTELNVIVETALIDMYCKCKRVEVARVVFESMAYRNLVCWNAMILGHCFEGNPEDGLSLFSEMLGRTESNDGETIPDRLSRPTEGRRGILPDETTFIGVLCACARAGLLRKARDYFRQMINVFHLKPQFAHYWCMANVYVGVGLIQEAEEMIRKMPEVAEDLTKESLAWANVLGSCRFQKDVTVGEQIAISLIDMEPQNIAYYRLLLNVYAAAGQWEDVAWVKEMMKENKVRRLPGCNLVDLNEIVHKSW, from the coding sequence ATGGCACGCATTTCCACGCGAGAACTCTTTCTCTTTCGCTTTCGCTCCGTTCTCGCAGAACCCACAAGGCCAAATCTTTATATCTCATCCGCACACTactgctcttcttcttcttctcttaaacCCTGTTTGCTTAACCCCCGTATCTTGTCGGTTCTGGATTCATGTCAGACCCTGGCCCAGATCACCCAAATGCACACCCAATTGATCACTTGGGGTCTTTTCGATTCGTTCTGGGCAAGAAAGCTACTCAAGAGCTATTGGGATTATGGCGATATAAATTTTACGATTCTGACCTTCAGGTACATTGAAAAGCCTGGTGCTTTCTGCGTCAACACGGTGATTAAGGCTCATTCGGATAGCTCAGAGCCGGGTCGGGCTTTGGTGGTCTATTTCGAATGGCTGAGAAGAGGGTTTGCTCCCACCAGCTATAGTTTCGTGCCGCTTTTCGGGGCTTGTAGTAAGTTGGGTGATGTTGAGTGTGGGAGGAAATGCCATGGGCAGGTTTTGAAGCATGGGGTTGAGTCTGTGCTGCCTGTGGGGAACTCTTTGATTCATATGTATTGTTGTTGTGGCAGAGTTGAGCTTGCTAggaaggtgtttgatgaaatgcctaAGAGAGACGTGGTGTCGTGGAATGCGATTGTGGATGGGTATGCTAGGTTTGGGGATTTGAATGTCGCTCATATGGTGTTTGATGCAATGCCTGAGAGAAATGTGGTTGCTTGGAATGCTATGCTTGGTGGGTATTGGAAGGGAGGGAAGCCGGGGTGTGCGTTGAAGTTGTTTAGGGATATGGTGCGGATGGGAATGAAGGCTGATAGTACTGCAATGGTGAATATGCTCGCGGCTTGTGGTCGGTCAGGTAGACTGAAAGAAGGAAGATCAGTTCATGGATATCTAATTAGGGCATTCACTGAGTTGAACGTAATTGTTGAAACGGCTTTGATCGATATGTATTGTAAATGCAAAAGGGTGGAAGTGGCGCGTGTAGTGTTTGAGAGCATGGCATATAGGAACTTGGTTTGCTGGAATGCTATGATTTTGGGGCATTGTTTTGAGGGAAATCCTGAAGATGGACTTAGCCTGTTTAGTGAAATGTTAGGTAGAACGGAGTCAAACGATGGAGAAACCATCCCTGATAGGTTGTCGAGGCCAACCGAAGGCAGAAGGGGAATTCTTCCGGATGAAACTACTTTCATAGGTGTTCTTTGTGCCTGTGCGCGTGCTGGATTGTTAAGAAAAGCCAGAGATTACTTCAGGCAAATGATTAATGTTTTTCATTTAAAGCCCCAGTTTGCACATTATTGGTGCATGGCTAATGTTTATGTTGGTGTGGGGCTAATACAAGAGGCAGAGGAAATGATCAGGAAAATGCCAGAGGTTGCTGAAGATTTGACAAAAGAATCCTTGGCATGGGCTAATGTGCTTGGTTCATGTCGTTTCCAAAAAGATGTTACTGTGGGAGAACAAATTGCAATATCTCTGATTGACATGGAACCTCAAAACATTGCATATTACAGATTGTTGCTGAATGTCTATGCTGCTGCAGGCCAATGGGAGGATGTTGCTTGGGTGAAAGAAATGATGAAAGAAAACAAGGTCAGAAGGCTACCTGGCTGCAATCTTGTAGACCTGAACGAAATAGTCCATAAGAGTTGGTAA
- the LOC112186373 gene encoding SKP1-like protein 1A: MSSSAKKITLKSSDGESFEVEEAVALESQTIKHMIEDDCADNGIPLPNVTSKILAKVIEYCKKHVDAAKPDEKVTEEELKIWDQDFVKVDQATLFDLILAANYLNIKNLLDLTCQTVADMIKGKTPEEIRKTFNIKNDFTPEEEEEVRRENQWAFE; the protein is encoded by the exons ATGTCGTCGTCGGCGAAGAAGATCACCCTGAAGAGCTCGGACGGCGAGTCCTTCGAGGTCGAAGAGGCCGTCGCGCTGGAGTCGCAGACGATCAAGCACATGATCGAGGACGACTGCGCCGATAACGGAATTCCTCTTCCCAACGTCACCAGCAAGATCTTGGCCAAGGTCATCGAGTACTGTAAGAAACACGTCGACGCTGCTAAGCCCGACGAGAAGGTCACCGAGGAAGAGCTCAAGATTTGGGACCAGGATTTCGTTAAGGTTGACCAGGCCACGCTCTTCGATCTAATCTTG GCTGCAAACTACTTGAATATCAAGAATCTGCTGGACCTGACATGCCAGACTGTTGCGGACATGATCAAGGGAAAGACCCCAGAGGAGATCAGGAAGACCTTCAATATCAAGAATGACTTCACCccggaggaagaggaggaggtgcGTCGTGAGAACCAATGGGCATTCGAATAG
- the LOC112186374 gene encoding UPF0434 protein Mmar10_2939: protein MVRGSIKVLKDAASGLNKTLYERLVCPLSRQPLRFCEETNSLISDAIGVSYPIKDGIPCLVPADGKMLDTDAIKREEGGESSGKRKAD from the exons ATGGTGAGAGGAAGCATTAAGGTTCTGAAAGATGCGGCCTCGGGGCTCAATAAGACCTTATACGAGAGACTCGTCTGCCCGCTTTCTAGGCAACCCCTGAG GTTCTGTGAGGAAACGAATTCTTTGATCAGTGATGCTATTGGTGTTTCGTATCCT ATAAAGGATGGGATTCCTTGCTTAGTACCAGCGGATGGCAAGATGCTTGATACAGATGCAATAAAACGTGAAGAGGGTGGGGAATCCTCAGGCAAGAGGAAAGCAGATTGA
- the LOC112189091 gene encoding protein MID1-COMPLEMENTING ACTIVITY 1 → MASWDHFGDIANVAQLTGLDAVKLIGMIVKAAATARMHKKNCRQFAQHLKLIGNLLEQLKISELKRYPETREPLEQLEEALRRSYILVNSCQDRSYLYLLAMGWNIVYQFRKAQNEIDRYLKLVPLITLVDNARVRERLEDIELDQREYTLDEEDRKVHDVILKPDPCKNDTVVLKKTLSCSYPNLPFCKALEKENEKLQLELQRSQSTYDVTQCEVIQRLIEVTETVAANSSPEKNQKKFERNHSDVNSAKEHSSDEKNYKKSQPHISRNTSSVSSGHDLLSNRGSHYHEEWNTDLLGCCSEPSLCFKTFFYPCGTFSKIATVATNRHMSSAEACNELMAYSLVLSCCCYTCCIRRKLRKTLNISGGFIDDFLSHFMCCCCALVQEWREVEIRGMAYGPEKTKISPPPSQYMES, encoded by the exons ATGGCGTCATGGGACCACTTCGGGGATATTGCCAATGTGGCTCAGTTGACGGGGCTGGACGCCGTGAAGCTGATCGGAATGATCGTGAAGGCGGCGGCCACGGCGAGAATGCACAAGAAGAACTGCAGGCAATTTGCGCAGCATCTGAAGCTGATCGGGAATTTATTGGAGCAACTCAAGATCTCGGAGCTCAAGAGGTATCCGGAGACTCGAGAGCCGTTGGAGCAGCTGGAGGAGGCTCTGAGGAGGTCATACATTTTGGTCAACAGCTGCCAAGACCGGAGCTATTTGTATCTGCTTGCAATGGGATGGAACATCGTGTACCAGTTCAGGAAGGCTCAGAATGAAATTGATAGATACTTGAAGCTTGTGCCTTTGATTACTCTAGTGGATAATGCTCGAGTCAgg GAGAGACTGGAAGACATTGAACTGGATCAACGTGAGTACACATTGGATgaagaggataggaaggtgCACGATGTGATCCTTAAACCAGATCCCTGTAAAAACGATACTGTAGTGTTGAAGAAAACGCTTTCGTGCTCCTATCCAAACTTGCCTTTTTGCAAGGCGCTTgagaaggaaaatgaaaaacttcaaCTTGAACTACAACGGTCGCAATCTACTTATGATGTGACTCAATGTGAAGTGATTCAGCGTTTGATAGAAGTGACTGAAACTGTAGCTGCAAACTCTTCCCctgaaaaaaatcagaagaaATTCGAGCGGAATCATTCAGATGTCAATAGTGCGAAAGAACATTCATCTGATGAAAAAAACTACAAGAAGAGTCAACCTCACATTTCTAG aaACACATCTTCAGTCTCTTCCGGACATGATCTGTTGTCAAATAGAGGTTCACATTACCATGAAGAATGGAATACTGATCTTCTAGGTTGTTGCTCGGAGCCCTCTTTGT GTTTCAAGACATTCTTCTATCCTTGTGGGACATTTTCAAAAATTGCTACTGTGGCAACTAACAGGCACATGT CTTCAGCTGAAGCATGTAATGAATTGATGGCGTATTCGCTAGTACTGTCGTGCTGTTGCTACACATGCTGCATTAGAAGGAAACTTCGCAAGACATTGAATATCTCG GGAGGCTTCATTGATGATTTCCTTTCACATTTTATGTGTTGCTGCTGTGCCCTTGTCCAAGAATGGCGAGAAGTCGAAATACGTGGGATGGCATATG GTCCTGAGAAGACAAAAATTAGCCCTCCACCCTCACAATACATGGAATCCTAA